The DNA segment TGAAATCGCTTCATAACCTCAAATAACCTCCGGTGCCAGCGAAATGATCTTCATGAATTTCTTGTCGCGTAACTCGCGGGCCACCGGCCCAAAAATGCGCGTGCCCTTCGGGTTGTGTTCCGCGTCAATAATGACGCAGGCGTTGCGGTCAAAGCGCAAATACGATCCGTCGCTCCGCCGGATGACATGCCGGGTCCGCACGATAACGGCATTATGCACCTCGCCTTTTTTCACCTGCCCATCCGGTGTGGCGTCCTTGATATGCACCTTCACCACGTCGCCGATGCCAGCGTAGGTTTGATTGCGTCCCAACACGCCGATGTTCCAGGCGACTTTCGCCCCGGTGTTATCGGCCACGTCAAGATGAGAACGGATTTGTAACATAAAATTTATCTCAAGCGGTGACGCGCTCCACCCCGCCACTCTTTTCCACCACTTCCACCAGCCGCCAGCGCTTCAGTTTGGACACGGGCCGGGTCTCTTCAATCCGCACCTTGTCGCCCACCTTGGCCGTCGCCTGTTCGTCATGCGCGTAGAATTTTTTGTACGCCTTGACCACTTTCTTGAACTGCGGATGCGGAAAGCGGCGCTCCACGCGGACCACGATGGTCTTGGCCATCTTGTTCGAAATCACGTCGCCGACGCGCTCTTTGCGATGACCGCGCTTTTCTGTCGTTTGATTTGTGTCAGCCATACCAGATTACCCCATTAACCTTGCTTCGCATTGCGCACCTGTGAGGCCCGGGTTTCGAGCCGCGCAATATCCCGCCGCAACGTCCGCAACCGCGCCGT comes from the Verrucomicrobiia bacterium genome and includes:
- the rplN gene encoding 50S ribosomal protein L14, encoding MLQIRSHLDVADNTGAKVAWNIGVLGRNQTYAGIGDVVKVHIKDATPDGQVKKGEVHNAVIVRTRHVIRRSDGSYLRFDRNACVIIDAEHNPKGTRIFGPVARELRDKKFMKIISLAPEVI
- the rpsQ gene encoding 30S ribosomal protein S17, giving the protein MADTNQTTEKRGHRKERVGDVISNKMAKTIVVRVERRFPHPQFKKVVKAYKKFYAHDEQATAKVGDKVRIEETRPVSKLKRWRLVEVVEKSGGVERVTA